Proteins encoded within one genomic window of Thunnus albacares chromosome 13, fThuAlb1.1, whole genome shotgun sequence:
- the cldn2 gene encoding claudin-2: MASAALELMGFFLGLLGMLGTLVATVLPYWQISAHIGSNIVTAVANMRGLWMECVYQSTGAFQCETYNSMLALPSDLQASRALMVISLVLSILAIVMSTLGMQCTLCLEGSGAVKSRVAGTGGGLFLAAGFLALIPVSWTTHEVVQTFYRPNIPASMKFELGECLYVGLASALISMLGGGMLCMSCCEEQDGGRGRRHGGGYPYPVGGGTGVRTTSQTYRNPTLQVGGINTASRGQALVRSTSGSSQTSMQGAQGAKKPTAAGYDITGYV, from the coding sequence ATGGCATCAGCAGCTCTGGAGCTGATGGGCTTCTTCCTGGGCTTGCTGGGGATGCTGGGTACCCTGGTCGCCACAGTGCTACCATACTGGCAGATTTCTGCCCACATTGGCTCCAACATTGTTACGGCTGTGGCCAACATGAGGGGCCTGTGGATGGAGTGCGTATATCAGAGCACGGGGGCCTTCCAATGCGAGACCTACAATTCCATGCTGGCACTGCCCTCCGACCTGCAGGCGTCTCGTGCCCTCATGGTCATCTCCTTGGTGCTGTCCATCCTCGCCATCGTCATGTCGACCTTGGGGATGCAGTGCACTCTCTGCCTGGAGGGTTCAGGCGCAGTAAAAAGTCGTGTGGCAGGTACAGGTGGGGGTCTGTTTCTCGCTGCAGGCTTCCTGGCACTCATACCTGTGTCGTGGACCACACACGAGGTGGTCCAGACCTTCTATCGTCCCAACATACCTGCCAGCATGAAGTTCGAGCTGGGGGAGTGCCTGTATGTTGGCCTGGCCTCTGCACTCATCTCCATGCTGGGAGGGGGGATGCTGTGTATGTCATGCTGCGAAGAGCAGGACGGCGGCCGTGGGAGACGGCACGGCGGAGGGTATCCATACCCAGTAGGAGGCGGCACAGGGGTACGGACCACCTCACAGACCTACCGCAACCCCACCCTGCAGGTGGGAGGCATCAACacagccagcagggggcaggCACTGGTCCGCAGTACCAGTGGCAGCTCGCAGACAAGTATGCAGGGAGCCCAGGGAGCCAAGAAGCCCACTGCAGCAGGATATGACATCACAGGATACGTCTGA
- the rbm41 gene encoding RNA-binding protein 41, with protein MRRVSRQSCEDGPLLEEQETEGQRQLHSLLLQQLHTDVDIDRCVAKRQCFAPAALYRPFGQQAAGVRTLSQFQALQDGEQELASLRELGLTDSEIQMWQSRDTPEAAEQSHGVCVAPGVKQQRLQVIRDKIEARAELLSRPQRFAASRPLSRREMEIEKALFQGNDRLGFLTALYHRDEDHQEGQQGAPSSDPMDSLYRDILCEGRPRASLQDSQGETAAASHLSTCETVSEQNSQEDINQSKGASDNQSELQGEKSSSSGQAESETSEQQDKPGKPRPAAPTKINISQPIGSLCGAVKAGSGAPLTVRGEIETVSDEEILKNRESEEGIRSIPRFRNYQPGKPSKVLCVRNLSSQASVAQLVALFSRFEQENGPAVIYRLLTGRMRGQAFITLPDAETAQKALQLVHGYRLLGKPLVVEFGRERQEEEKQKEEKK; from the exons ATGCGAAG AGTGAGTCGGCAGTCCTGTGAGGATGGACCGCTGCTGGAGGAGCAGGAGACGGAGGGCCAGCGGCAGCTGCACAGCctcctgctgcagcagctccacACTGACGTCGACATCGACCG ATGTGTAGCCAAGAGGCAGTGCTTTGCCCCGGCGGCGCTTTATCGGCCGTTCGGGCAGCAGGCAGCCGGAGTGAGGACCCTGTCCCAGTTCCAGGCCCTGCAGGACGGGGAGCAGGAGCTGGCCAGCCTGCGGGAGCTGGGCCTCACCGACTCTGAGATCCAGAtgtggcagagcagagacaCACCGGAGGCAGCAGAGCAG TCCCACGGGGTGTGTGTCGCTCCCGGGGTGAAGCAGCAGCGCCTGCAGGTGATCAGAGACAAGATCGAAGCCAGGGCGGAGCTCCTGTCCCGCCCACAGCGCTTTGCCGCCAGCCGACCGCTGTCACGACGGGAGATGGAGATCGAAAAAGCGCTGTTCCAGGGAAACGATCGCCTGGGTTTCCTCACCGCGCTTTACCATCGAG aTGAAGATCACCAGGAGGGCCAGCAGGGGGCCCCGTCCTCTGACCCAATGGACTCTCTCTACAGAGACATTCTCTGTGAGGGGAGACCACGAGCGTCACTACAGGACTCTCAGGGAGAAACTGCTGCAGCATCACACCTCTCTACATGTGAAACTGTGTCTGAACAAAACTCACAGGAAGATATTAACCAATCAAAAGGAGCTTCCGACAATCAGTCAGAGCTGCAGGGTGAAAAAAGTAGCTCATCAGGTCAAGCAGAGTCAGAAACCTCAGAGCAGCAGGATAAACCGGGGAAACCACGACCGGCTGCTCCAACAAAGATAAATATAAGCCAGCCAATTGGCAGTCTGTGCGGAGCAGTGAAGGCGGGGTCAGGAGCACCGCTGACTGTCAGAGGGGAGATAGAGACTGTTTCAGATGAAGAAATCCTAAAGAACCGGGAATCTGAGGAAGGAATCCGGAGCATCCCGAGGTTCCGAAACTACCAGCCAGGAAAACCATCCAAG GTTTTATGTGTAAGGAACCTGAGTTCACAGGCATCAGTGGCCCAGCTGGTGGCGCTGTTCTCCAGGTTCGAGCAGGAAAACGGGCCCGCTGTCATTTACCGCCTGCTTACTGGGAGGATGAGAGGTCAGGCCTTCATCACTCTGCCAG ATGCTGAAACAGCCCAGAAAGCTTTGCAGTTGGTCCATGGATACCGGTTGCTAGGGAAACCTTTGGTGGTTGAATTTGGCCGTGAGCGTcaggaagaagagaaacagaaggaggagaagaaataa